One Benincasa hispida cultivar B227 chromosome 5, ASM972705v1, whole genome shotgun sequence genomic window carries:
- the LOC120077789 gene encoding ubiquitin recognition factor in ER-associated degradation protein 1-like isoform X1 has translation MMYFDGYGYRGTSFEQRYQCFSASFIDKPHIETGDRIIMPPSALDRLASLQIDYPMLFELRNDAVERVSHCGVLEFVAEEGMIYMPYWMMENMLLQEGDLVQVKNVTLPKGTYVKLQPHTKDFLDISNPKAILETTLRNFSCLTTGDSIMVAYNNKKYYIDIVETKPSNAISIIETDCEVDFAPPLDYKEPEKPVASIKGKEQVAEAPYAEAEPKFSAFMGTGRRLDGKSSNHQPQPISSSRSSDEKQSGGNSRYGHSQQSAGSSSVNGTRHSEGKLVFGQNANRNPKETLKEASKESKQKQPEKEDPKFQPFSGKRYSLRG, from the exons ATGATG TATTTTGATGGGTATGGATATCGTGGAACATCATTTGAGCAAAGATATCAATGTTTCTCTGCATCCTTTATTGATAAG CCACACATTGAAACTGGAGATAGAA TTATAATGCCTCCATCAGCCCTTGATCGTCTTG CTTCATTACAAATTGATTATCCTATGTTATTTGAGCTTCGAAATGATGCTGTTGAGCGAGTCTCTCATTGTGGGGTTTTGGAGTTTGTTGCAGAAGAAGGCATGATTTACATGCCTTATTGG ATGATGGAGAACATGCTTTTACAAGAAGGAGACCTAGTGCAAGTGAAGAACGTCACTCTTCCAAAGGGAACCTATGTTAAATTACAACCTCATACAAAGGACTTTTTGGACATCTCAAATCCAAAAGCAAT CTTAGAGACAACACTTAGGAATTTCTCCTGCCTCACCACTGGAGACAGTATTATGGTGGCATATAACAACAAGAAATATTACATTGACATAGTCGAAACGAAGCCATCCAATGCAATAAGTATTATTGAGACAGATTGTGAGGTGGATTTTGCACCTCCCCTGGATTACAAGGAACCGGAGAAGCCTGTTGCATCAATCAAGGGGAAGGAGCAAG TTGCAGAAGCTCCATATGCCGAAGCCGAACCCAAATTTAGTGCTTTCATGGGAACAGGAAGACGTTTGGATGGTAAATCTTCAAATCATCAGCCTCAGCCAATTTCATCTTCTAGGTCATCCGATGAGAAGCAATCGGGTGGTAATAGTAGATATGGCCATTCACAACAGTCTGCTGGATCTAGCTCAGTGAAcggaactcgtcattctgaggGAAAGTTGGTATTTGGACAAAATGCTAATCGGAATCCTAAAGAAACACTAAAG GAGGCTTCAAAAGAGAGTAAACAAAAGCAGCCTGAAAAGGAAGACCCCAAATTTCAGCCTTTCTCTGGGAAAAGGTACTCACTGAGAGGCTGA
- the LOC120077788 gene encoding epimerase family protein SDR39U1 homolog, chloroplastic isoform X1, whose translation MACSLDVGFGRPFLDRESFVMSSLLSLLGDIHLHSRRRNISFWSPNPSKGLSCSFSLILGSPHTSRNLRKVKISKMVNFFAWQALHGRVNTMSCIQSHSSFLLGLQWCFLCSKLSENLDHISVRCQFALSTWNCFLEAFGVCLARYRDHPLMLGKKSQLTVSITGATGFIGRRLVQRLHADKHKIRVLTRSKSKAELIFPAGKFPGIVIAEEPGWKDCIQGSDGVVNLAGMPISTRWSSEIKKEIKQSRIRVTSKVVSLINDAPDAARPTVLVSATAVGYYGTSETATFDERSPSGNDYLAEVCREWEATALGVNKNVRVALIRIGVVLGKEGGALAKMIPLFMMFAGGPLGSGKQWFSWIHLDDIVNLIYEALINPSYQGVINGTAPNPVPLAELCERLGAAMGRPSWLPVPEFALKAVLGEGASVVLEGQRVLPTRAKELGFSYKYPSVKDALKAILS comes from the exons ATGGCTTGCTCTCTTGATGTTGGTTTTGGTCGTCCTTTTTTAGATAGGGAATCATTTGTCAtgtcttctcttctttctttattaGGAGACATCCATCTTCATTCAAGGAGAAGAAATATTAGTTTTTGGTCCCCTAATCCCTCTAAGGGTCTCTCTTGTTCATTTTCCCTCATTTTGGGTAGCCCTCACACTTCTAGGAACTTGAGGAAGGTTAAAATTTCCAAGATGGTCAATTTTTTTGCTTGGCAAGCCTTACATGGGAGAGTCAACACAATGAGTTGTATTCAAAGTCACTCTTCCTTCTTGTTGGGGCTACAGTGGTGCTTTCTTTGTAGCAAGTTGTCTGAAAATCTGGATCACATCTCAGTGAGATGCCAGTTTGCGCTTTCgacatggaattgttttttgGAAGCCTTTGGTGTTTGCCTAGCTCGTTATAGAGATCATCCACTCATGTTGGGCAAG AAAAGTCAGCTTACTGTATCAATAACTGGAGCTACAGGCTTTATTGGCCGAAGGCTTGTGCAAAGGCTACATGCAG ataaacataaaattcgaGTTTTGACACGTTCTAAATCTAAGGCCGAGTTGATTTTTCCGG CTGGGAAGTTTCCAGGAATCGTGATCGCAGAGGAGCCAGGGTGGAAAGACTGCATCCAAGGTTCAGATGGCGTTGTTAACTTGGCTGGGATGCCTATAAGTACCAGGTGGTCTAGTGAG ATCAAGAAAGAGATCAAGCAAAGCAGGATCAGAGTCACCTCAAAG GTTGTAAGCTTAATTAATGACGCACCAGATGCAGCTCGGCCAACAGTTTTGGTTAGTGCAACAGCTGTTGGTTACTATG GCACTAGTGAAACAGCAACATTTGATGAACGAAGTCCATCCGGAAATGACTACTTGGCCGAG GTTTGTAGGGAATGGGAAGCAACAGCCCTGGGAGTAAACAAGAACGTCAGAGTTGCTCTTATCCGTATAGGTGTTGTTCTTGGTAAAGAAGGTGGTGCTTTAG CCAAAATGATCCCTCTCTTCATGATGTTTGCTGGAGGCCCTTTGGGATCTGGAAAACAATG GTTTTCATGGATTCATTTGGATGACATTGTGAACTTAATATATGAAGCTCTGATCAATCCATCTTATCAGG GCGTTATAAATGGAACGGCGCCGAACCCCGTTCCATTGGCTGAATTATGTGAACGATTGGGAGCTGCGATGGGCAGACCTTCATGGCTTCCCGTACCTGAATTTGCTCTCAAAGCCGTCCTTGGAGAAGGAGCTTCTGTG GTTTTGGAAGGGCAACGGGTGCTTCCTACCAGAGCCAAGGAATTGGGTTTTTCATATAAGTACCCGTCTGTGAAGGACGCACTCAAGGCCATTCTTTCTTAA
- the LOC120077789 gene encoding ubiquitin recognition factor in ER-associated degradation protein 1-like isoform X2 — MMYFDGYGYRGTSFEQRYQCFSASFIDKPHIETGDRIIMPPSALDRLASLQIDYPMLFELRNDAVERVSHCGVLEFVAEEGMIYMPYWMMENMLLQEGDLVQVKNVTLPKGTYVKLQPHTKDFLDISNPKAILETTLRNFSCLTTGDSIMVAYNNKKYYIDIVETKPSNAISIIETDCEVDFAPPLDYKEPEKPVASIKGKEQEAPYAEAEPKFSAFMGTGRRLDGKSSNHQPQPISSSRSSDEKQSGGNSRYGHSQQSAGSSSVNGTRHSEGKLVFGQNANRNPKETLKEASKESKQKQPEKEDPKFQPFSGKRYSLRG, encoded by the exons ATGATG TATTTTGATGGGTATGGATATCGTGGAACATCATTTGAGCAAAGATATCAATGTTTCTCTGCATCCTTTATTGATAAG CCACACATTGAAACTGGAGATAGAA TTATAATGCCTCCATCAGCCCTTGATCGTCTTG CTTCATTACAAATTGATTATCCTATGTTATTTGAGCTTCGAAATGATGCTGTTGAGCGAGTCTCTCATTGTGGGGTTTTGGAGTTTGTTGCAGAAGAAGGCATGATTTACATGCCTTATTGG ATGATGGAGAACATGCTTTTACAAGAAGGAGACCTAGTGCAAGTGAAGAACGTCACTCTTCCAAAGGGAACCTATGTTAAATTACAACCTCATACAAAGGACTTTTTGGACATCTCAAATCCAAAAGCAAT CTTAGAGACAACACTTAGGAATTTCTCCTGCCTCACCACTGGAGACAGTATTATGGTGGCATATAACAACAAGAAATATTACATTGACATAGTCGAAACGAAGCCATCCAATGCAATAAGTATTATTGAGACAGATTGTGAGGTGGATTTTGCACCTCCCCTGGATTACAAGGAACCGGAGAAGCCTGTTGCATCAATCAAGGGGAAGGAGCAAG AAGCTCCATATGCCGAAGCCGAACCCAAATTTAGTGCTTTCATGGGAACAGGAAGACGTTTGGATGGTAAATCTTCAAATCATCAGCCTCAGCCAATTTCATCTTCTAGGTCATCCGATGAGAAGCAATCGGGTGGTAATAGTAGATATGGCCATTCACAACAGTCTGCTGGATCTAGCTCAGTGAAcggaactcgtcattctgaggGAAAGTTGGTATTTGGACAAAATGCTAATCGGAATCCTAAAGAAACACTAAAG GAGGCTTCAAAAGAGAGTAAACAAAAGCAGCCTGAAAAGGAAGACCCCAAATTTCAGCCTTTCTCTGGGAAAAGGTACTCACTGAGAGGCTGA
- the LOC120077788 gene encoding epimerase family protein SDR39U1 homolog, chloroplastic isoform X2, protein MDLPPVISFSWSRTVSHFLRIPQHLAICGNRFRVFCAIDAAEMKSQLTVSITGATGFIGRRLVQRLHADKHKIRVLTRSKSKAELIFPAGKFPGIVIAEEPGWKDCIQGSDGVVNLAGMPISTRWSSEIKKEIKQSRIRVTSKVVSLINDAPDAARPTVLVSATAVGYYGTSETATFDERSPSGNDYLAEVCREWEATALGVNKNVRVALIRIGVVLGKEGGALAKMIPLFMMFAGGPLGSGKQWFSWIHLDDIVNLIYEALINPSYQGVINGTAPNPVPLAELCERLGAAMGRPSWLPVPEFALKAVLGEGASVVLEGQRVLPTRAKELGFSYKYPSVKDALKAILS, encoded by the exons CATGGAGCCGTACTGTCTCCCATTTTCTTCGCATCCCTCAACACCTGGCA attTGTGGCAACAGGTTTAGGGTTTTCTGCGCCATTGATGCTGCAGAGATG AAAAGTCAGCTTACTGTATCAATAACTGGAGCTACAGGCTTTATTGGCCGAAGGCTTGTGCAAAGGCTACATGCAG ataaacataaaattcgaGTTTTGACACGTTCTAAATCTAAGGCCGAGTTGATTTTTCCGG CTGGGAAGTTTCCAGGAATCGTGATCGCAGAGGAGCCAGGGTGGAAAGACTGCATCCAAGGTTCAGATGGCGTTGTTAACTTGGCTGGGATGCCTATAAGTACCAGGTGGTCTAGTGAG ATCAAGAAAGAGATCAAGCAAAGCAGGATCAGAGTCACCTCAAAG GTTGTAAGCTTAATTAATGACGCACCAGATGCAGCTCGGCCAACAGTTTTGGTTAGTGCAACAGCTGTTGGTTACTATG GCACTAGTGAAACAGCAACATTTGATGAACGAAGTCCATCCGGAAATGACTACTTGGCCGAG GTTTGTAGGGAATGGGAAGCAACAGCCCTGGGAGTAAACAAGAACGTCAGAGTTGCTCTTATCCGTATAGGTGTTGTTCTTGGTAAAGAAGGTGGTGCTTTAG CCAAAATGATCCCTCTCTTCATGATGTTTGCTGGAGGCCCTTTGGGATCTGGAAAACAATG GTTTTCATGGATTCATTTGGATGACATTGTGAACTTAATATATGAAGCTCTGATCAATCCATCTTATCAGG GCGTTATAAATGGAACGGCGCCGAACCCCGTTCCATTGGCTGAATTATGTGAACGATTGGGAGCTGCGATGGGCAGACCTTCATGGCTTCCCGTACCTGAATTTGCTCTCAAAGCCGTCCTTGGAGAAGGAGCTTCTGTG GTTTTGGAAGGGCAACGGGTGCTTCCTACCAGAGCCAAGGAATTGGGTTTTTCATATAAGTACCCGTCTGTGAAGGACGCACTCAAGGCCATTCTTTCTTAA